A window from Aliamphritea hakodatensis encodes these proteins:
- a CDS encoding LysR family transcriptional regulator translates to MIKLVTITFNDGLGEMYNLEQLRMFAETVESGSFSASARKLGKVQSAVSQGIANLEIDLGVELFDRTTRKPQLTAEGARLLVHAQSVLSQIDDLNTTAAGINRGEEVRIRIALEDAILVPRLSLILTAFGERFQATTIEVLSAPSPDVANLVLNGRANIGLMFSEMEIEKGVDQCFIGNLPFYAVCEPTHPLTRLASVAMRDLVPHRQLMMKGKVGQGLDQFPPLSTDIWSATSFHVIREMVIQGVGWSYLPGHLVDQEIEAGRLHRMNLSFDHKPWSPPVELVMQKNQVMGPALLWLSEALKELFS, encoded by the coding sequence TATCACTTTTAATGATGGTTTGGGTGAAATGTATAATCTTGAACAACTGAGGATGTTTGCTGAAACGGTGGAGTCGGGCTCGTTCTCCGCCAGTGCCCGCAAGCTTGGTAAAGTGCAGTCGGCGGTTAGCCAGGGCATTGCTAATCTGGAAATAGATCTGGGTGTTGAGTTGTTCGACCGTACCACCCGAAAACCCCAATTGACTGCTGAAGGGGCCCGTTTGTTGGTGCATGCGCAGTCGGTGCTTTCACAGATTGATGACCTGAACACCACCGCTGCAGGCATTAACCGGGGGGAAGAGGTCCGGATACGGATCGCTCTGGAAGATGCTATTCTTGTTCCCCGGCTTTCACTGATATTGACGGCGTTTGGTGAACGTTTTCAGGCTACGACCATTGAAGTGTTATCGGCTCCCAGTCCTGATGTTGCGAATCTTGTGCTGAATGGCAGAGCGAATATCGGGCTGATGTTTTCAGAAATGGAAATTGAAAAGGGAGTTGATCAGTGTTTCATTGGCAATCTGCCTTTTTACGCGGTCTGTGAGCCGACGCACCCCTTAACCAGGCTGGCAAGCGTCGCTATGCGTGATCTTGTTCCACACCGGCAGTTGATGATGAAAGGCAAAGTCGGTCAGGGGCTTGATCAGTTTCCACCGCTGTCTACTGATATCTGGAGTGCAACCAGTTTTCATGTGATCCGGGAGATGGTGATACAGGGGGTGGGCTGGTCTTATTTACCGGGCCATCTTGTTGATCAGGAAATTGAAGCTGGCCGGTTGCACCGGATGAATCTCAGTTTCGATCATAAGCCATGGAGCCCGCCGGTTGAGTTAGTCATGCAAAAGAATCAGGTGATGGGCCCGGCGCTGTTGTGGCTGTCGGAGGCTTTGAAAGAGCTGTTTTCGTAA
- a CDS encoding TetR/AcrR family transcriptional regulator — MPKIVDHDAYREELISRAAEYFSEHGYTAASMRKMGVYLGISKSALYHYFPSKEELFLACTGFVMSRAEEDFVIPGDLPADVKIEKLLNIMRANFGSEITIMVEYMRGRSKDEIANDKAMQVAMNVYERSVAAIVGEEKARETLSKLLGTLLLEYMSGQI, encoded by the coding sequence GTGCCAAAAATTGTTGATCATGATGCGTACAGGGAAGAGCTGATCAGCCGCGCTGCTGAATATTTTTCAGAGCACGGATATACCGCTGCCAGCATGCGGAAAATGGGTGTGTATCTGGGGATCTCGAAAAGTGCGCTTTATCACTACTTTCCAAGTAAGGAAGAGTTGTTTCTTGCCTGTACCGGCTTTGTGATGTCCCGGGCAGAAGAGGATTTTGTCATTCCCGGTGATCTGCCGGCAGATGTGAAAATTGAGAAGCTGCTGAATATTATGCGAGCGAACTTTGGTTCTGAAATTACCATCATGGTTGAGTACATGCGGGGGAGAAGCAAAGACGAAATTGCTAACGATAAAGCGATGCAGGTTGCAATGAATGTCTATGAACGCAGTGTGGCAGCCATTGTTGGTGAAGAGAAAGCCCGTGAGACATTATCTAAATTACTGGGTACCTTACTACTGGAGTATATGTCCGGGCAGATTTAG
- a CDS encoding DapH/DapD/GlmU-related protein, with protein MLRKCPAGYYPDVSEKAFIDPTAIICGRVIIQENVFVGPYAVLRADEVDEDGNMQPILIQQGSNIQDGVVIHSKGGAAVTIGARTSIAHRSIVHGPCSVGDDVFIGFNSVVFRTRIGDGCVIRHNCVIDGLDLPDAFHVPPVTAIGPDFDLSTIDKVPPEYSSFSESVVSANHALVEGYKTLANEL; from the coding sequence ATGCTCAGAAAATGCCCCGCGGGCTATTACCCGGACGTATCAGAAAAAGCCTTCATCGACCCAACCGCCATCATCTGTGGCCGGGTCATTATTCAGGAGAATGTATTTGTCGGCCCCTATGCGGTCCTTCGGGCAGATGAGGTCGATGAAGACGGCAATATGCAGCCAATCCTCATTCAGCAGGGATCAAACATTCAGGATGGCGTGGTGATCCACTCCAAAGGCGGCGCAGCCGTCACCATTGGTGCCCGCACATCCATTGCCCACCGTTCCATCGTGCATGGCCCGTGCAGTGTGGGTGACGATGTATTTATCGGCTTTAACAGCGTTGTGTTCCGCACCCGTATCGGTGATGGCTGCGTCATCCGGCATAACTGCGTCATTGACGGTCTGGATCTGCCTGATGCATTCCACGTCCCCCCTGTCACTGCGATCGGTCCGGACTTCGACCTGAGTACAATCGATAAAGTCCCGCCGGAGTACTCATCATTTTCCGAATCAGTGGTATCCGCCAACCATGCCCTTGTGGAAGGATACAAAACCCTGGCGAATGAGCTGTAA
- the thrS gene encoding threonine--tRNA ligase encodes MTNLNTPVSVTLPDQSVRQFPGPVTVMQIAESIGPGLAKNTLAGEADGQLCDTCDLITRDAQVRIITPKDPEGQAIIRHSCAHLLGQAVKQLYPAAKMVIGPVIEHGFYYDISAERPFTPADLDAIEQRMHTLIATNYPVKKTVVPREEAIRVFSAREESYKVQLIEDMPDVPAMALYHHQEYIDMCRGPHVPNTRFLKHFKLTKLSGAYWRGNSDNEQLQRIYGTAWEDKKALRAYLTMMEEAEKRDHRRLGKALDLFHFSDAAPGAVFWHPKGWTLFQQLLGYMRHQQHNEGYEEVNTPDLMDRNLWEQSGHWQNYRDHMYTNTTPDGRTMALKPMSCPGSVLMYDHGLKSYRDLPIRMAEFGKVHRYEPSGALHGLLRVRHFTQDDAHIYCTLSQVQEECIRVIELVLAIYRDFGFNDVHIKLSTRPDNRIGDDATWDTLESALVTSLLSLSLPYQLNEGEGAFYGPKLEFTLRDSIGRDWQCGTLQVDMNLPKRFGLSYIDEQGEQQTPVMLHRALFGSLERFTGILIEHYAGKLPAWLAPVQVAVLPISDKSNKYAEQIYQTFRQAGLRTAFDAGREKIGHKIRQHTLSKVPFMVVIGAQESETNRISLRLLNGESMTGLTPEEATAYLKHNAPPPNESPRQKC; translated from the coding sequence ATGACAAACCTTAACACCCCTGTCTCTGTAACCCTCCCTGATCAATCGGTACGCCAGTTTCCCGGACCGGTAACCGTCATGCAGATCGCTGAAAGCATCGGCCCCGGCCTTGCTAAAAACACCCTGGCAGGTGAAGCAGACGGCCAGCTTTGCGATACCTGCGACCTGATAACCCGGGACGCCCAGGTACGTATAATCACCCCAAAAGATCCGGAAGGTCAGGCCATTATCCGGCATTCATGTGCGCACCTGTTAGGCCAGGCGGTTAAGCAGCTCTACCCGGCCGCCAAAATGGTGATCGGCCCGGTCATCGAACACGGCTTTTACTATGACATCAGCGCAGAACGCCCTTTCACACCAGCCGATCTGGACGCCATTGAACAACGGATGCACACGCTGATCGCCACCAACTACCCGGTTAAGAAAACAGTGGTCCCCAGAGAAGAAGCCATCAGGGTCTTCAGCGCCCGGGAGGAAAGCTACAAGGTTCAGCTGATTGAAGATATGCCGGATGTACCGGCAATGGCCCTCTATCATCATCAGGAATACATCGACATGTGCCGCGGGCCTCATGTTCCGAATACCCGGTTTCTCAAACACTTTAAGCTGACCAAACTCTCCGGTGCCTACTGGCGGGGTAACTCTGATAACGAACAGCTGCAAAGAATTTACGGCACCGCCTGGGAAGATAAAAAAGCCCTGCGGGCTTATCTGACCATGATGGAAGAAGCCGAAAAACGTGATCATCGCCGACTGGGTAAAGCCCTCGACCTGTTTCACTTTTCCGATGCCGCCCCCGGTGCCGTTTTCTGGCACCCCAAAGGCTGGACACTGTTTCAGCAACTGCTCGGCTACATGCGCCACCAACAACACAACGAAGGCTATGAAGAAGTAAACACGCCAGACCTGATGGACCGTAACCTGTGGGAACAATCCGGCCACTGGCAAAACTACCGGGATCACATGTATACCAATACAACCCCGGACGGCCGCACCATGGCACTCAAACCCATGAGCTGCCCCGGCAGTGTACTGATGTATGACCACGGCCTGAAAAGCTACCGTGACCTGCCGATCCGCATGGCTGAATTCGGCAAGGTTCACCGTTATGAACCGTCCGGTGCCCTGCATGGCCTGCTCCGGGTGCGGCATTTTACCCAGGACGATGCGCATATTTACTGCACGCTGAGTCAGGTACAGGAGGAATGCATCAGAGTCATTGAACTGGTGCTGGCCATTTACCGGGATTTCGGCTTTAACGATGTGCACATCAAACTATCCACCCGGCCGGATAACCGGATCGGCGACGATGCCACCTGGGATACTCTCGAATCTGCGCTGGTTACCTCGCTGCTCAGCCTGTCACTGCCCTATCAGCTGAATGAAGGCGAAGGCGCCTTCTATGGGCCAAAACTGGAATTCACCCTCCGCGACTCCATTGGCCGCGACTGGCAATGCGGCACCCTTCAGGTAGATATGAACCTGCCAAAGCGGTTCGGACTTTCATATATTGACGAACAGGGTGAACAGCAAACACCGGTGATGCTGCACCGGGCACTGTTCGGATCACTGGAACGTTTTACCGGCATTCTGATTGAACACTACGCCGGTAAACTGCCCGCCTGGCTGGCACCGGTACAGGTCGCCGTACTACCGATATCCGATAAATCGAACAAATATGCTGAACAGATTTATCAAACCTTCCGGCAGGCAGGCCTGCGAACAGCCTTTGACGCTGGCCGGGAGAAAATCGGCCATAAGATCCGTCAGCATACCCTCAGTAAAGTACCGTTCATGGTGGTTATCGGCGCACAGGAAAGTGAGACCAACCGCATCAGCCTGCGGCTCCTCAACGGCGAAAGCATGACCGGCCTGACGCCTGAGGAAGCAACAGCATACCTTAAGCACAACGCGCCCCCCCCGAACGAAAGTCCCCGGCAAAAATGTTAA
- a CDS encoding dihydroorotase, producing the protein MTTLIKNARIVNEGKIYEADVRINGQRIDRIDKDIPARPDETVTDAQGCWLLPGMIDDQVHFREPGLTHKGTIASESRAAVAGGITSYMEMPNVNPATTTHSAIREKNLIARQHSYANYAFYLGATEHNLDEIKALDPTTSCGVKVFMGASTGNLLVENPVALEAIFRESPVLIATHCESGPVIADNVKNYPPGYEATIQDHPVIRDTAACYASSSYAVELARKYNSQLHVLHITTEKELGLFSPGPVDTKHITAEACVHHLWFSDQDYEPLGNLIKCNPAIKTSQDRTALIHALHSAQIDIIATDHAPHTRAEKHQPYPAAPAGMPLVQHALLSLLEHVQQNRLSIEQVVKKVAHNPAIRYRVAERGFIREGYYADLVLVDPQQSTPVSHRNSLYHCQWTPFDGTTFSSRICGTWVNGQQVFDGNQVLPLNNAAMPLRFSDAANLHRPLRTIEK; encoded by the coding sequence ATGACAACACTGATTAAAAATGCCCGCATCGTTAACGAAGGAAAAATATATGAGGCCGATGTTCGGATCAACGGACAGCGGATCGACCGGATCGACAAAGACATTCCCGCCCGCCCGGATGAAACCGTAACCGATGCACAGGGCTGCTGGCTCTTACCGGGTATGATCGATGATCAGGTTCATTTTCGTGAGCCCGGGCTGACCCACAAAGGAACCATTGCCAGCGAATCACGGGCCGCTGTCGCCGGTGGGATAACCAGCTATATGGAGATGCCCAACGTCAACCCCGCCACCACCACCCACAGTGCCATCCGGGAAAAAAACCTGATTGCCCGGCAACACTCATATGCAAACTATGCGTTCTATCTGGGTGCGACGGAACACAATCTGGACGAAATCAAAGCGCTGGACCCGACAACTTCGTGCGGCGTAAAAGTGTTTATGGGCGCATCAACAGGAAACCTTCTGGTTGAAAACCCGGTTGCGCTGGAAGCCATCTTCCGGGAAAGCCCGGTATTAATCGCCACCCACTGTGAAAGCGGCCCCGTGATTGCGGATAACGTAAAAAACTACCCTCCGGGTTATGAAGCGACCATTCAGGATCATCCGGTCATCCGTGATACTGCAGCCTGCTATGCATCCTCTTCCTATGCCGTGGAACTGGCCAGAAAGTACAACAGCCAGCTGCACGTGCTGCATATCACCACCGAAAAAGAACTGGGCCTGTTTTCCCCCGGGCCGGTTGATACAAAACATATTACCGCTGAAGCCTGCGTACACCATCTGTGGTTCAGTGATCAGGATTATGAGCCGCTGGGCAACCTGATTAAATGTAATCCGGCGATCAAAACCTCACAGGACCGCACTGCACTGATTCACGCACTGCACAGCGCCCAGATCGACATCATTGCTACCGATCACGCCCCGCATACCCGGGCAGAAAAACACCAGCCCTACCCTGCGGCACCGGCGGGGATGCCACTGGTTCAGCACGCACTGCTCAGTCTGCTGGAACACGTGCAGCAAAACCGCTTATCCATTGAACAGGTGGTTAAAAAAGTCGCCCATAATCCGGCAATACGCTACCGCGTGGCAGAACGGGGCTTTATCCGTGAAGGCTATTATGCGGATCTGGTGCTGGTCGACCCGCAGCAGAGCACACCGGTTTCCCACCGCAATTCGCTGTATCACTGCCAGTGGACACCCTTTGACGGCACCACCTTCTCATCCCGGATTTGCGGTACCTGGGTGAATGGTCAGCAAGTGTTTGACGGCAATCAGGTACTTCCCCTGAACAACGCGGCAATGCCACTGCGATTTTCAGACGCTGCAAACCTGCACAGGCCGCTTCGAACCATTGAAAAGTAA
- a CDS encoding formate/nitrite transporter family protein: MSELAPTGMDAHKPAEITRRIRLTGIAKAEMALVPLITLSVLAGIFIGFGALFYTKTTSGLDVLYPPILLLGGLAFSLGLILVVVSGAELFTGNTMIVMAVVDGKVSLAKLLRNWSIVLLGNLIGSMIILALVYWAGLFKGDVAERAMQVAVAKTSLTWVEAFCRGVLCNALVCLAVWMTVSARTTSGMIMAIVWPITGFVAMGMEHSVANMYMIPAGILSGADISFGAVLNNIFPVLLGNIVGGAGGVALFYRIAYGNTAG; this comes from the coding sequence TTGTCTGAGTTAGCACCTACGGGAATGGATGCACATAAACCTGCAGAAATTACCCGACGCATTCGCCTTACCGGCATTGCTAAGGCCGAAATGGCACTTGTTCCGTTAATCACTCTGTCGGTTCTGGCGGGGATTTTTATCGGTTTCGGGGCACTGTTTTATACCAAAACCACCTCAGGTCTGGATGTTTTATACCCGCCGATTTTACTGTTAGGCGGGTTGGCGTTTTCGCTGGGGCTTATCCTGGTTGTGGTTTCCGGTGCGGAGTTATTTACCGGTAACACGATGATTGTAATGGCGGTGGTGGACGGCAAAGTCAGCCTCGCTAAATTGCTGCGCAACTGGTCGATTGTGCTGTTGGGTAATCTGATTGGCAGCATGATTATTCTGGCACTGGTGTACTGGGCCGGGTTATTTAAAGGCGATGTAGCCGAGCGGGCTATGCAGGTCGCAGTCGCCAAAACCTCACTCACCTGGGTGGAAGCATTTTGCCGTGGCGTACTGTGTAACGCACTGGTATGTCTGGCGGTGTGGATGACAGTATCAGCACGGACTACTTCAGGCATGATCATGGCAATTGTCTGGCCAATAACCGGCTTTGTGGCCATGGGTATGGAGCATTCCGTAGCCAATATGTACATGATTCCGGCAGGCATTCTGTCCGGTGCAGATATCAGTTTTGGTGCTGTGCTGAATAATATTTTCCCGGTGTTACTGGGGAATATTGTTGGGGGTGCCGGGGGTGTCGCACTGTTCTACCGGATTGCGTACGGTAATACTGCGGGCTGA
- a CDS encoding sensor domain-containing diguanylate cyclase: MPRIAQYPLFTSLLTLLFLAVVTGITSYAINNIEQATKQQIRTSLKTVLQTTVTTYQVWIQYRKRDVKELATTPAVVDMTAKLLNGNTAEQSLALTRMREYLTPKLRKESDLGFFIISPARLNIGSMRDNNLNSLNLIHMQRPAYLNRAFKGETLFIPTLFSDVPLSGRAASDKQRSLTIFVVSPIRQDDEIIAVLALRINLNTLFNHVSGLARLGDTGETYAFDERGMMITESRFEHQLRKKNLISPDSNSILNIRITDPGGNLLEGYLPDHPPRQQPLTLMAAEATRGISGINVDGYRDYRGVPVFGAWLWDHDLGFGVTTEIDVDEALTPYYQTRQTVLGVLSLIMLMAVLLLAYIIRSQQAKKRYLQQSKDILEQLVEQRTAELNTTRKQLETANRELEVQATTDSLTQLANRRNFDAHLQSEWLQCSRDNKPLAILLIDIDHFKEYNDHYGHLQGDECLRHVAQALQDADVLRRPGDLIARYGGEEFAIILSAPNGTYVSQTAERLREQICKLEIAHQASAVPERILTISIGYAVSQHLKQISPETLFDQADQALYRAKSRGRNQSCGAGASNGEQDAENRPAG; encoded by the coding sequence ATGCCCAGAATCGCGCAATATCCTCTGTTTACCTCCCTGCTGACACTGCTGTTTCTGGCAGTCGTAACCGGTATCACCAGTTACGCAATCAATAATATCGAACAGGCCACAAAGCAACAGATCCGTACGTCCCTTAAAACGGTTCTGCAAACCACAGTTACCACTTATCAGGTCTGGATTCAGTACCGTAAGAGAGACGTTAAAGAGCTGGCAACAACCCCGGCGGTCGTCGATATGACCGCAAAGCTGCTCAACGGTAACACTGCAGAACAATCACTGGCGCTGACCCGTATGCGCGAATACCTGACACCTAAACTGCGCAAAGAAAGTGATCTGGGATTTTTTATTATCTCACCTGCCCGCCTGAATATCGGTTCTATGCGGGACAACAACCTGAACAGCCTGAATCTGATTCACATGCAAAGGCCCGCTTACCTGAACCGCGCCTTTAAGGGTGAAACCCTGTTTATACCGACCCTGTTCTCTGATGTTCCCCTGTCCGGCAGAGCCGCCAGTGACAAGCAGCGCTCTCTGACCATATTCGTGGTTTCCCCGATCCGGCAGGATGATGAAATCATTGCCGTGCTGGCCCTGCGGATCAATCTGAATACCCTGTTTAACCATGTATCTGGCCTGGCCCGTCTGGGCGATACAGGCGAAACCTATGCCTTTGATGAACGGGGCATGATGATCACCGAAAGCCGCTTCGAACATCAGCTGCGCAAAAAGAACCTGATCAGCCCGGACAGCAACAGCATTCTGAATATCCGGATTACCGACCCCGGCGGCAATCTGCTGGAAGGTTACCTGCCGGATCACCCACCCCGGCAACAGCCCCTGACCCTGATGGCCGCTGAGGCGACCCGGGGCATATCCGGCATCAATGTGGATGGCTATCGGGATTACCGCGGGGTGCCGGTATTCGGCGCCTGGCTGTGGGATCACGACCTTGGCTTTGGGGTTACCACCGAAATAGACGTCGATGAAGCTCTGACACCTTATTACCAGACCCGCCAGACGGTACTCGGGGTGCTGAGCCTGATTATGCTCATGGCAGTATTGCTGCTGGCCTATATCATTCGCAGCCAGCAAGCGAAAAAACGGTACTTACAGCAATCCAAAGACATACTGGAACAATTGGTGGAACAGCGTACTGCTGAACTGAATACCACCCGCAAACAGCTGGAAACCGCCAACCGTGAACTGGAAGTACAGGCCACCACCGACAGCCTGACTCAACTGGCAAACCGCCGTAACTTTGATGCTCACCTGCAAAGTGAGTGGCTGCAGTGCAGCCGGGATAACAAACCACTGGCGATTCTGCTGATCGACATTGATCACTTTAAAGAATACAACGACCATTACGGCCATCTGCAGGGTGACGAATGCCTGCGCCATGTCGCTCAGGCCCTGCAGGATGCAGATGTGCTGCGCCGCCCCGGGGATCTCATCGCCCGCTATGGCGGTGAAGAATTTGCCATCATTCTTTCGGCCCCCAACGGCACATACGTCAGCCAGACGGCTGAACGTTTAAGGGAACAGATCTGTAAGCTGGAGATCGCGCATCAGGCCTCGGCAGTGCCTGAAAGAATTCTCACCATCAGCATTGGCTATGCTGTCAGTCAGCACTTAAAGCAGATATCCCCTGAAACACTGTTTGATCAGGCCGATCAGGCACTGTACCGGGCCAAGTCACGGGGCCGTAACCAGAGCTGCGGTGCCGGCGCCAGCAACGGGGAACAGGATGCGGAAAACAGACCAGCAGGCTGA
- a CDS encoding LysR substrate-binding domain-containing protein, translating to MITTEDLRFIMNIASHRTLADAARALNITPPSVTQRIQHIEKKLSVTLIQRPSRTVSLTEEGQMLLDKGISILQELDELQDQLDERKQQVRGKLRVLAPLGFGNDHIAPLLEAYKRQHPQLDIELELSDTPNWASHHKWDIIIYIGALNDSSLKMITLRKNQRFLCASPQYIEEMGCPETPRDLLKHQCIALRENNEDVTVWQFTHQHTGKEDVVRITPALACNEGRVIKDWARSGLGIIMRSEWDVQPQLESGELVRLLPDYSLPAANIVALLSTPVTTRSARVSGFLSMLKAQLASPV from the coding sequence ATGATTACAACTGAAGACCTGCGCTTCATCATGAACATCGCCAGCCACAGAACGCTGGCTGATGCGGCCAGAGCCTTAAATATTACCCCCCCGTCTGTCACACAGCGGATTCAGCATATTGAGAAAAAACTGTCGGTTACCCTGATTCAGCGACCTTCGCGGACCGTCAGTCTGACGGAAGAAGGCCAGATGTTACTGGATAAGGGAATTTCAATACTGCAGGAACTGGATGAACTTCAGGATCAGCTCGATGAGCGCAAGCAACAGGTCCGTGGCAAATTGCGGGTTCTGGCACCGTTAGGCTTTGGAAATGACCATATCGCCCCGCTACTCGAAGCCTACAAGCGACAGCACCCGCAACTGGATATAGAGCTTGAACTGTCCGACACCCCCAACTGGGCCAGTCATCACAAATGGGACATCATCATTTACATCGGCGCATTAAATGATTCTTCACTGAAAATGATCACCCTGCGCAAAAATCAACGCTTTCTGTGTGCATCACCACAATACATTGAAGAAATGGGCTGCCCCGAAACACCCCGGGACCTGCTGAAACACCAGTGCATTGCCCTGAGAGAAAATAATGAAGACGTCACCGTGTGGCAATTCACACACCAACATACCGGCAAAGAGGATGTCGTCAGGATCACGCCAGCCCTGGCCTGCAACGAAGGCAGGGTAATTAAAGACTGGGCCCGGTCCGGTCTGGGCATCATCATGCGCTCTGAATGGGATGTACAACCCCAACTGGAAAGCGGCGAGCTGGTGCGTCTTCTGCCCGACTACAGCCTGCCTGCAGCCAACATAGTGGCACTGCTCAGCACGCCGGTAACAACACGCTCCGCAAGGGTGTCAGGATTTCTGTCTATGCTGAAGGCACAGTTAGCGTCCCCTGTTTGA
- a CDS encoding DSD1 family PLP-dependent enzyme, translating to MLNIRYFNKSQSDTYQALDTPCLCVDKQTFLKNLMHLRTRTEALGASLRPHFKTVRAAEALKYLLPDSSSPITVSTLKEAEALISEGYTNVIYAVGISAAKLKRIKNLQHKGQTIRVLADTPEQANQVNLFCEEHRCSVPVLLEIDCDGHRGGIRPDDPLLIDIAQLLHTGAADFKGVLTHAGESYHCLNPDALREAAANEVKVALDAAARLRAANIPCEIVSVGSTPTAHHYENLDGITEVRAGVYSFFDLVMKGIGICELNQIAATVATTVIGHNHEKGWLFVDAGWMALSGDRGTAQQPHDCGYGLVADETGQLLEGLQVSSVNQEHGILTMVNDRQLKPDDFPIGSRLHILPNHACATAAMHSKYHVFDTQAETYEVWNRIQGW from the coding sequence ATGCTGAACATCAGATATTTTAATAAATCCCAGTCAGATACTTATCAGGCTCTTGATACACCTTGCCTTTGTGTGGATAAACAAACATTTCTGAAGAACCTGATGCATTTACGCACCAGAACCGAAGCTTTGGGGGCCAGCTTAAGGCCGCACTTTAAAACCGTCAGGGCAGCGGAGGCCTTAAAATACCTGCTGCCTGATAGCTCGTCTCCGATAACGGTTTCAACGCTTAAAGAAGCTGAAGCGTTAATCAGTGAGGGGTATACGAATGTTATTTATGCTGTTGGTATTTCTGCAGCAAAACTGAAAAGAATAAAGAACTTACAGCACAAAGGGCAGACCATACGGGTATTGGCAGATACGCCTGAACAGGCAAATCAGGTGAATCTGTTCTGCGAAGAACACCGTTGTTCAGTTCCGGTATTGTTGGAGATCGATTGCGATGGTCACCGTGGAGGTATTCGTCCTGACGACCCGTTGCTTATAGACATTGCGCAGCTACTGCATACAGGTGCTGCTGATTTTAAGGGGGTCTTAACCCATGCGGGTGAGTCTTATCACTGCTTAAATCCTGATGCTTTGCGCGAAGCTGCCGCCAACGAAGTCAAAGTTGCGCTGGACGCTGCTGCGAGGCTCAGGGCAGCGAATATTCCATGTGAAATCGTCAGTGTCGGTTCTACTCCCACCGCTCATCATTATGAAAATCTGGACGGCATTACTGAAGTCAGAGCAGGTGTGTACAGTTTCTTTGATCTGGTCATGAAAGGCATTGGTATTTGCGAGCTTAATCAGATCGCAGCCACGGTTGCGACCACCGTCATTGGCCATAATCACGAAAAAGGCTGGTTGTTTGTCGATGCCGGCTGGATGGCGTTATCCGGTGACAGGGGCACGGCTCAGCAGCCACACGATTGCGGTTATGGTCTGGTAGCAGATGAAACCGGCCAGTTACTGGAAGGTCTCCAGGTAAGCTCGGTCAATCAGGAACATGGCATTCTTACAATGGTAAATGACCGGCAACTGAAACCGGATGATTTCCCGATCGGCTCGCGGCTGCATATTTTGCCGAATCATGCGTGCGCAACGGCTGCAATGCATAGCAAGTATCACGTTTTTGATACGCAGGCTGAAACTTACGAAGTATGGAACCGGATTCAGGGGTGGTGA